In Carya illinoinensis cultivar Pawnee chromosome 16, C.illinoinensisPawnee_v1, whole genome shotgun sequence, a single window of DNA contains:
- the LOC122298608 gene encoding transcription factor DICHOTOMA-like produces MKSQMYPSNSNYNICNDLISYSEQAFLQLPNLNIISNSKQEDPSPLCFLGHISSSPSIDGNAFLQNHHDVLFHQQSMVKSDKNTTGTVTNTVDSRKTHINRQKVAEQIPRKRTYKGDRHSKINTARGPRDRRMRLSLEVARKFFGLQDMLGFDKASKTVEWLLLQAKVEIKKLAREMKRSCSVGVKTSASSTSECGEVLSGIDEVAIYDGNQQGRVVSKERASTCTAPKEKKNIRQWRKSAFHPLARESRDQARARARERTKEKLRTRRLDESKLCEVDNNSCDFSRSRLWSLLETGEESAGTHSHNMNPSMEVLPEIEEESSHAQDDGLGAAEDMVNDDSLVIIGRWSPSLIFNTVNINTGISQEHHEFTDFPFFGNNNNQHDKDYLSYVWR; encoded by the exons ATGAAATCACAGATGTATCCCTCAAACAGTAACTATAATATCTGCAATGACCTGATCTCATATTCTGAACAAGCATTTTTGCAGTTGCCTAACCTTAATATTATCTCCAATTCAAAACAAGAAGACCCTTCTCCTTTATGTTTCTTGGGTCATATCTCCTCTTCTCCCTCCATAGATGGGAATGCTTTCCTCCAAAACCACCATGACGTGTTATTTCACCAGCAATCCATGGTGAAATCCGACAAGAACACAACCGGAACTGTCACAAACACGGTCGATTCGAGGAAAACTCACATCAATCGACAGAAAGTGGCCGAGCAGATCCCAAGAAAACGAACCTACAAGGGAGATCGGCACAGCAAGATTAACACTGCGCGAGGACCAAGGGATCGGAGAATGAGATTGTCCCTTGAAGTTGCCCGCAAGTTTTTCGGTCTCCAAGACATGCTAGGCTTTGACAAGGCAAGCAAGACcgtcgagtggctactcctgcaggcaaaagttgaaatcaagaagCTGGCAAGAGAAATGAAGCGCAGTTGCAGCGTTGGTGTCAAGACTAGTGCTTCTTCTACTTCCGAGTGCGGCGAAGTCTTGTCTGGCATTGATGAGGTTGCAATCTATGATGGCAATCAACAAGGCAGGGTTGTTTCAAAAGAGAGAGCCTCGACGTGTACAGCTCCTAAAGAGAAGAAGAATATTAGGCAGTGGCGGAAAAGTGCATTTCACCCTCTTGCAAGGGAGTCAAGGGATCAAGCTAGGGCAAGGGCTAGGGAGAGGACAAAAGAAAAGCTGAGGACTCGGAGACTGGATGAATCAAAATTATGTGAAGTGGATAACAACTCATGTGATTTCAGCCGATCACGTCTTTGGAGTCTTTTGGAAACTGGTGAAGAATCTGCTGGAACCCACAGCCATAACATGAACCCTTCCATGGAAGTACTACCTGAGATTGAAGAAGAAAGCTCTCATGCCCAAGATGATGGTTTAGGGGCTGCGGAAGACATGGTTAATGATGATTCTTTGGTGATTATTGGAAGGTGGAGCCCATCTTTGATTTTCAATACTGTGAACATCAATACTGGAATTTCCCAAGAG CATCATGAATTTACAGACTTTCCATTCTTTGGCAACAATAATAATCAACATGACAAGGATTATCTCTCGTATGTCTGGCGCTAG